In Bythopirellula goksoeyrii, a single window of DNA contains:
- the trkA gene encoding Trk system potassium transporter TrkA, with amino-acid sequence MRIVVLGAGTVGRSIASLLCLHRHSVTVIDTNPERIRHINENFDVRGITGSAAQSSILFQAGVGSADLCLAVTGIDEVNIVSASMAKAMGANRAVARVYAPVFRDLSTFDYRRHFGIDRLLSLEHLTALELARGIRHPGSVVVESLARGELEVHEVMVSKEKKGVGKALKDLELSKNVRIGSISRDGKTWIAGAEDIIQVGDRLTIIGTRNEIDDVKTMFCSDAGSKQRVVIAGGGETGYHLAYVLEGGHHNVVLIELDRERCDFLASHLKQTTVVNRDATRRAILEEERVSTSDVFVACTGDDEDNIMASVEARDIGAKTIMALVGRPDYAHVVGKLGIDHAVSPREVVAKQVLGFLTNGPIVSKTPLSEGSNLSVLEIDVKEASPATERVLANLGLPPQTLVAAVIREGFASVPGGDYQFATGDTVIALVADEMIELIEKVF; translated from the coding sequence ATGCGAATTGTAGTTCTGGGGGCAGGCACCGTTGGAAGATCGATCGCGTCGTTGCTATGCTTGCATCGTCATAGCGTGACTGTGATAGATACCAATCCCGAGCGCATCCGTCATATTAACGAGAACTTCGACGTGCGAGGGATCACAGGATCTGCTGCTCAGTCGAGTATTTTGTTCCAGGCGGGCGTGGGGAGCGCTGACCTTTGTCTCGCTGTGACCGGCATCGATGAAGTGAATATAGTCTCAGCCAGCATGGCGAAGGCGATGGGAGCCAATCGGGCAGTAGCCCGAGTCTATGCCCCCGTATTCCGGGATTTGAGTACCTTCGACTACCGACGCCATTTCGGAATCGACCGCTTGCTAAGTCTCGAGCATTTAACGGCGCTGGAATTAGCACGAGGTATTCGCCATCCCGGTTCGGTTGTTGTTGAGAGCCTCGCGCGGGGTGAACTTGAAGTCCATGAAGTTATGGTCTCGAAAGAGAAAAAAGGTGTCGGCAAGGCCCTCAAAGATCTCGAACTATCGAAGAATGTACGCATTGGTTCGATTAGCCGAGATGGGAAAACATGGATCGCGGGCGCGGAGGACATCATTCAAGTTGGCGACAGACTTACGATCATCGGTACTCGGAATGAGATCGATGATGTAAAAACGATGTTTTGCAGCGATGCGGGAAGTAAGCAGCGAGTAGTCATCGCAGGTGGCGGAGAAACGGGCTATCATTTGGCCTATGTGCTTGAGGGGGGGCACCACAATGTGGTGCTAATTGAACTTGACCGCGAACGTTGTGATTTTCTGGCGAGCCACCTCAAACAGACCACCGTGGTAAATCGCGATGCGACTCGACGTGCAATTTTGGAGGAAGAACGAGTCTCCACTTCTGATGTGTTTGTTGCTTGCACTGGGGATGATGAGGACAACATCATGGCCTCGGTTGAAGCACGAGACATTGGTGCCAAGACGATCATGGCACTCGTGGGGCGGCCTGATTATGCTCATGTCGTTGGCAAGCTAGGAATCGATCATGCAGTGAGTCCTCGCGAAGTGGTTGCTAAGCAGGTGCTTGGCTTTTTAACCAATGGACCTATTGTCTCGAAAACACCACTAAGCGAAGGGAGCAACCTCAGTGTGTTGGAAATCGACGTCAAAGAGGCATCTCCTGCAACTGAGCGTGTACTGGCGAATCTTGGACTTCCCCCACAGACTTTGGTCGCTGCAGTGATTCGAGAAGGGTTCGCTTCCGTACCAGGAGGTGACTATCAGTTTGCAACTGGAGATACGGTTATTGCGTTAGTTGCAGATGAAATGATTGAGCTGATCGAAAAAGTTTTTTGA